Within Fusobacterium sp. SYSU M8D902, the genomic segment AGTTAGAGGACAGTTTGACAGTGAAAACTACTCATACACTACAACTATAAATGAATTAGGTGAATTTCCTGTAGTTGGTTTATATCCTAAATGTGAAAATAAAGTTAAAATAACTTTGGAAAACGGCAAAGAAAAAGATATAACTATCACAACAGGAAAACTAGATGATATTCTTCCTGCTATAGTCATTGAGAAAAAGATCCCTAGTAAGATGGAGAGTGGAATGAACTTAGTTTCATTTAATACCAAAGAGAAGGCTCTACCATTTGTATTTGATATCAATGGAAATATTAGATATGTACTGGATATCTCTTCTACTATGAATAAAGCTTATGTAGGAAAAGAGAGTAATGAGTGGATAGTAGCCAATGATAAGGCTGTGTTTACCTTTGATATTTTAGGAAAGATTTTAAGTACTAGAGATCCAGAATATTATGCTGAGAATGAGAACTGGAAAAATGGTGTATTATTTAGAGAGATACAGTATTTACCTAAGCTCAATAATCAGTTAGCTGTTTATGGTTTCAGTGATAAAGTTTATCCAAGTGGTGTTTTTTCAGAACTAGGAATTGATAGTAAACAGGAGCTATTTAAAGCTAGACTTTATTTTGATAAGAATAGTTTTGAAGAGAACAACATACTATCTGGTAGAAGAATAGAACTTTTTTAGTGGAGTAGGAGATAAAAATGGAACAAGAAAAAGGAATGACTTTAAATACGATATATATTTTAATATTAGGTAGCATTTTTTATTTAGAAAAATACATCTTTATATCACGTGAAAATCTATTCTCTCTTTACTCTATGATAGGTTTTTTCATTCTTATGTTAAGTGCATATGTCACTGATAACATGAAATTTCAAAGATATAAGGATAAATTTATCAATTTTATTTTGATTGCTATTGTAGATGTTATCTGTTTTATGATCTGGTTTTTTTATAGCTGGGATCTATCTTTAATCCCATATATGCTCATCTTTATAGCATCACAAATATTATTGACTGTACTTATCAGTATAGCTGTTTTCAAGATTAAGAATGTTACTATCTATGGTGAAGGTGAGATGAAAAGGAGAGTTGTTGATAGTATTGAACACTTTCCTGACTATAGATATATTGATTTCAAAGAGAGTGATGATCTTGTAAAATTTACAAAAGAGAATGATATATCTTTAATTATTCTTTGTAAGGAGAAGTTAGAGAGCAATGAGATTAGAGATATCCTCTCTCTTAAATTAGGTGGTATTGAGGTTAAAAGCTATTTCGATTATATGATTGAAAATGAAGGTAAGATTGAAGTTGAATTCATAGATGAAGAGTGGTTACTACAAGCTTATGGTTTTAAAATCTTACGTAGTCAAATTCAAAATAATATAAAGAGATTATTTGATATTATTATGGCTATTATTATTGGAATAATGGCTCTTCCTGTTATGATCATTGCTGCTATTATAGTTAGACTTGAGAGTCCTGGTCCTGTAATATATAGTCAAGATAGAGTGGGAGAGAACGGAAAAGAGTTCAAAGTTCACAAATTCAGAAGTATGAGAAATGATGCTGAAAAAGATGGAGCTAAATGGGCTCAAGTTAATGACCCTAGGGTTACTAAATTTGGTAATTTTATGAGAAAAACAAGAATTGATGAGTTACCTCAACTTGTCAATGTCTTTAAGGGACAGATGAGTTTTATTGGACCAAGACCAGAAAGAATGGTTTTCATCAAGGAATTAGAAAAAGAGATTCCATACTACAATTTAAGACACATGGTTAAGCCTGGGCTTACTGGTTGGGCTCAAGTTATGTATCCATATGGTGCTAGTGTTGAAGATGCTAGAAAAAAATTGGAATACGATCTTTACTATATTAAGCATCACAGTCTTTATTTAGATTTAATAATTATGTTTATGACATTTAAAACTGTTGTATTTGGAAAAGGAAGATAATTATGTTAACAATTTTTACCCCTGTATATAATAGAGAAGATACACTTGAAAGACTATTTAATAGCTTACTTAAACAAACATGTAAAGAGTTTCAATGGGTGATTATAAATGATGGCTCTACTGATAACAGTGAAAAACTTATAAAAGAGTTTATCCAAAACTCTCCCTTTGAAGTCATCTACAAATATGTAGAGAATGGTGGAAAGATGCGAGCTATCAATGAGGGTGTAGCTATAGCAACTGGTGAGTACTTTTTTATAGTGGATAGTGATGACTATATTTCTGAAGATTGTGTTGAAAAGATCTTATCCTATGGAAAGGAGCTTCCCTCTAATCTAGGGGGAATGATCTTTAGAAAGATCAATCTCCTAACTAATGAGATCACTGGAAAACCCTTTCCTAAACATATTCTTGATTCATCACCTATTGAGATTGTCTATAAGTTGGGAATAGATGGAGATAAAGCAGAGGTATTCCGAACTGCACTCTTAAAAGAATATCCATTTCAAGTACATACTGGGGAAAAGTTTATTCCAGAGGCAATTATCTGGATAAAAATTGGTGAAAAATATAAGATGAGATACATTGATGAAGGAATTTACTATTTTGAGTATCTTGAAACAGGTTATACTAATAACTTTAAAAGATTGCTACAAAATAATCCAAAAGGATTTGCTGATTACTACAAATTTATGTTATCTCATCATATTCCACTAAAAAATAGATTAAAGTTTTTTATTCGTTATATACAGTGTATATACTATAATCTGATCAATAAAGGAGGCAAGCTTTGAAAATACTTCATATAATAACATCTTTGGAACTTGGTGGAGCAGAAAAACTTCTTACTGATCTAGTTCCCTTTCAACAGAATAAAGGGCATTTTGTCAAAGTTTTAATACTTAGTGATAAGGGGGCTGTTTTTAAAAAGGCTCTCGAAAATAAAGGGGTTGAGGTTCTAGTATGTAAAAGTAACTCCATTAAATCTTTTAAAAATATCTTTCATATTCTTAGAGAGGTAAAGAGAGAAAACTATGATATTGTCCATACTCATTTAGTACATGCTCAATATTGGACAAGACTAGCTAAACTTTTTGATACTAAGAAGAGAAAATATATCACAACTGAGCATAGTACCTCAAATAGGAGAAGAGAGTCTAAACTTATGCAGTTTATTGACAAATTTATATTTAAAGGCTTTGATAAAATTGTGAGTATCTCTGAAGCTACTGAAAAAAGTTTAAAAGAGTGGTTAGAGATATCTGATGATAGATTTGAAATAATATATAATGGAATTGATCCTACAGAGTTTAGAAACTCACTACCATATGAAAAGATTGAGTTGGGAGTTAAAAATGAGGACTATCTTCTAATGATGGTCTCAAGATTCCATGAATCAAAAAATCAAAAGGGAGTTATTGAGGCTCTAAAATGGTTACCTGTTAAGTATAAACTTGTTCTTGTAGGTGATGGAAAACTTGAGAATGATGTAAAAGAGTATTGTGAGAAAAATAATCTTTCAAATAGAGTTAAATTTTTAGGCTTGAGAAGAGATATTCCAAAATTACTAAAAACTGCTGATATCGTTATTCAATACTCTTTCTTTGAAGGGTTTGGAATAACTGCAGTAGAGGCTATGGCTTCTGGAAAACCTGTTATAGCTAGTGATGTTCCAGGTTTGAGACAAGTGGTTGAGAATGCTGGTTATCTAGTGAGTATAGATGATTCAAAAGAGTTGGCTAAGGCTATTTTAGCTCTTAGAGTTGAAAATAATTATGAAATAATAAGTAAAAAATGTTTAGAAAAAAGTGAAAACTATACTATTGAATCTTGTGCTAATAATTATTTAGCACTTTATAAAAAGGAGATAGAGAGATGATAGCTTATTTTGGAATACTGTTATTTTTAGGTGTTGGTGTCACAATAGAACAAATTAATCACAATAAAAGGTGGAGAGAAAATTACTTTATATTTTCTCTTCTCCTTTTAATTTTATTTTTTGGATTGAGAGGATATATAGGTTATGACTGGTTTTCATATAAGCCTAACTTTGACAATGTCCAAAATATTATGGAGATTATCAAAGGAGATAGGAGATCTCTTGCTACTGGTTATGAGATTGGATTTCAAATATATAATTCACTTATAAAATCTTTTACACAAAACTATTTTATATACAATCTAATTAACTCAGTAGTTGATATATCTATTTTGTATATTGTTATCAAAAGATACTCTAAATTTCAATTACTTACTCTCCTACTATTTTTTGGAGTCTATGGAGTTGCTTTAGAGATTGATATGATTAGAAATTTTAAAAGTATTCTACTCTTTTTACTCTCTATTGAGTATATTGAAAAGAGAAACTTTCCTCTATTTTTACTTTTTAATATAGTTGGAATACTCTTTCATATTAGTTCAATTCTATACATACCTATGTATTTTATTCTAAATATTAAATGGAATAGAAATCTTATTTTATTTCTATTTATTTTAGGTAATATCTACTATATCTCAAATACAAGGATATTTTTAACTGTTATAAAAAACTACTATAACTATCTACCAGCTGGAATAGGTACAAGGTTAAATGGTTATTTTAATATCATTCCTTTAGATTTTCCACTAGGATTTTCTCTCTATTATTTTGAAAGAGTAGCTCTCTTTTTATTAGCTTGGTTAGTATCAGATAGTTTAAAAAATAAGAGATATGGAAATATTATGTTAAACTCTATGTATATTTCAATATTTTTCTTTCTATATTTTTCCGAGTTTTCTATAATTTCAATGAGATTTAGTCTACTCTTCATCTACTCATATTGGTTTATTATACCTATGTTTTTAGAGATATTACCAAAATTACCAATAGTTATCTTTGCTCTTCTATTGGCAATATTTAGATTAAACAACCAAATTAATTTTATTGGAAGTCGTGAAGTCTACTCCTATCAAAATATCTTATTCAACGCTAAGGATTTGAATACTCAGCTTGAAAAAGTTAAGTCTGCTAGTCAATTTAAGAGCCTTGGTCACGGAAAAGAGATTTCACTACTATTTTAAGGAGATAATTTATGAAAATAATGTTTGTCGCTAACTATATGTGGGATATCTACATATTTAGAGCTGGAGTTTTAAGAGCTTTGGTAGAAGCTGGTCATGAAGTGGTAGCTGTAGCCCCTGATGATGGTAGAATTGATCTAGAAAAAGCTATTCCAGGTTTGAGAACAATTTCTATTAAACTTAATAAAAGGGGAATAAACCCAATTGAAGATATTAAACTTATTAAAGATCTATATCTATTATATAAAAAAGAGAAACCTGATCTTATCTTTCACTATACTATTAAACCTAATATCTATGGAAGTATTGCTGCAAAACTTTCTAAATGTAACTCTATTGCAATATTGACTGGTTTAGGATATTCATTTGTACAAAAAAGTTTAGTTTCAAAGATAGCTGTATCTCTCTATAAGTTTAGTTTGAGATTTTCTAAAGAGATATGGGTACTCAATAGAGATGATAAGGATACTCTTATCTCTAAAGGAATAGGCTCTGAAAATAAAATATTTATCCTTCCTGGAGAGGGAATTGATTGCGATAGATTCAAACCTTTAAAAAAGGATAGAGATGATCAAAAGGTAGTATTTCTCATGGTGGCTCGTGCTTTTATTGATAAAGGATTTAAGGAGTATGAAGAGAGTGCTAGAAGAATTAGAGCTAAGTATGGAGATCAAGTTGAATTTTGGTATTTAGGAGCTTTAGGAGAGAATGCTGTCTCTGGAATTACTAAGGAGTATATGGACTCTCTCGTTCATGAAGGAACTCTCAATTATTTGGGAATCACTGATAAGCCTGAATTGATAATAAAAGAGTGTGATGCTATTGTCCTTCCCTCTTATAGAGAGGGAATCTCTAAAACTTTACTTGAAGGAGCTGCTATGGGAAAAGCTATTATTGCTTCTAATGTAACTGGTTGTAAAGAGATTGTTGATGATAATATCTCTGGCTATCTTGCTCAAGTAAAAAATGTAGATGAGCTTGTTGAAAAAATGGAAAAATTCATCTCTTTAACAGCTGATGAAAGAGATAAAATGGGACTTTTAGGAAGAGAAAAAGTACTTCGTGAATTTGATGAAAAAATAATTATTGATATTTACAAAGAAAAGATAAAATTATAAGGAGAGTATGATGGATTTAAGTATTATAGTTCCCATATATAATGTTGAGGAGTATTTAGCAGAGTGCTTGAAGAGTTTATATAAGATAAGTACTCTAAAATATGAGGTCATCTTAGTCAATGATGGGTCTAAAGATAATAGTTTTAAGATTATGGAAGAGTTTAAAAATCTATATCCTAATAAAACCGTAATAGTTAACAAGGAAAATGGTGGACTCTCTTCAGCTAGAAATGCTGGTCTTAAAGTTGCTAGAGGAAGATATATCTCTTTTATTGATAGTGATGATTTCATAGATACTGATGAGTTTGAGAAATTTGTTATTGAGGGAATTAAGGGAAGATTGGATATTGTTGTAGGTAATATGAGATACTATATTCCTGGAAAAATAGGTGAACCTCTATTTAGATCCAAAAAAATTAAGGATTTAGAAACTACTGATGGAGTAAATTTCCTATGGAATCTATTCCAAGCACCTAAATGTTACAGAGAAGAGGTTGTTGATGATATATATAGAAGGGATTTTCTACTGAAAAACAATCTTTTCTTTAATGAGGAGATTGTTCATGAAGATAGTGAATTTACAACTCTAGCCTATCTTAGAGCAAAAAAAGTAAAATATATTGATAAGGCTTTCTACTTCTATCGTCAAAGAGAGGGTAGTATAATGAATAAAGTTTCTGAAAAAAGCATTGTCTCTCTTGAAAAAATCTGTGAAAAACTTTTCTTAGAGTGTAAAAATATAGAGAGTAAAAATGGAAAAGAGGTTTTAGCTGACCTAATCCTTAGCTTTTACTCTACAGTTGTATATAAAAGATACAATGGTAATAATGATTATCAAAGAGTTTATAAAAGATACAAAGAGCTGTATAAAGAGTTAAAAAAATATACTAAAGCTAATTTTGAACAGAAGTTGCTCTCTTTCTCTATCTTTATTCCAAACACTCTTAGAAAACTTTTAGGTAAAGAGATCAGTAATGTACAGAAAGTTCCAAAATTTTAAATAATATTATAAAAAGAAGTTGATTAACTAGAGCTCATAAGTATTCACTACTAGCTAAGTTAATCTAACTTCTCTCTAAAATTTCTATAATTACTTTAACATCTCGTAGTTAGTGGCAACCATTGGGACTTTTAAAATATCTAACATTCTTTCTAAAAGTACACCCTCTTTACTTGGATAATTAAATCCATAACTTGCCATAATACACTGTGTTATAAACTGTACTCCTCTTTCCATGGCTATTGGTAAACTATCACCCTGTAATAAACTTCCTATTACCACACTTGTATATGCGTCTCCTGTTCCTGGGTAAGATGCTGGAATATATTTACAACTCACTCTCCAAAATAGATCATTCTCTCTATCATATGCCACTACACTTGTCTTTTCACTATTTGTTGTATCTGGAACACTTGTTGCTATAACTATTTTAGGTCCCATCTCTGACAACTCTTTTATATATTTTTTTATTTTTTCCTCAGTTATGCTCTCTTTATAATCCTTACCTAGTAGATACATAACCTCAGTGAAGTTTGGAGTGATTATATCAGCTTTTTTTATTAAGCTTCTCATTCCATTTACCATCTCTTCACCCATAGTCTTATACAGTTTACCATCATCTCCCATCACAGGATCTACAACTGTAAATTTTGCCTTTTTCCCAAAATAATCAATGAAATCTTTTACTATCTCAATCTGTTTAGGTGAGCCTAAAAAACCTGAATATATACAATCAAACTCCAAGTCCAATTTTTTCCAATGGTTTATATGCTCCTGCATATACTCAGTTAAATCTATAAAACTATACCCTTCAAATCCTCCAGTATGTGTTGATAATATTGCTGTTGGTACTGGACATACCTGAACTTTCATATTTGATAAGATCGGGATTATTGTAGTAAGAGATGCTCTTCCATATCCTGATAGGTCGTGTATTGCTGCTACTTTTTTCACTAGATGCTCCATTTTTCCACCTCACTTTTATTTTCATATATAATCTAACATATTTCTCATTTTTAATCAACCTTAGATTAATCTATCTCTCTTTCTCTCACTATATTTCCCTCTATATCATACCACTTCCAACTTCCTACCATATTGTTTTCTCTATAATTTCCTATCATCTCAAGCTTTCCATTCTCATAATATCTTCTCTTTTCTCCATCTAACTTTCCATTTTTATAGTTTTCTACTACTAACCTCTGCCCGTTGATAGAGTAACTTCTACTCTCACCATCCAATTTCCCACACAGATAGTGAGCCTCTGTTTTAATTAAACCATTAGAATAATATGTAGTTTTTTCCCCATCTAACTGATTTTTTTTATAACTACTTTTTGAAATTACTATCTCATTCTCATATATAGAGGAAATTCCATCTAACATATCATCTTTATACTCCAAGCTTTCAATTAACTTTCCCTCTTTATATTTCCTCAATACTCCCTGTTTCCAATTATTTTCATCTAAATAGTATTCATAGGTAAAACCTCTAATCTCTTCAACTACTCTCTTTATACTCATTCTATCTCCTTATAAAGAAAAGAGGAAATTTCCCTAAGGTGATTTCCTCTTTAATTTTTTATTAATCTCTTATTTAGCTAATTGATAGATAGCCTCTACATATATTTTTAGAAGAGTATCTATTTTATCTACCTCAAGATATTCATTTTTCTGATGCATATTATCTACTTGTGATGATAACAGTGCTCCAAAAGCTACTCCATTAGTTACACTTCTTGCATATGTACCTCCACCAATTGCTAT encodes:
- a CDS encoding exopolysaccharide biosynthesis polyprenyl glycosylphosphotransferase — translated: MEQEKGMTLNTIYILILGSIFYLEKYIFISRENLFSLYSMIGFFILMLSAYVTDNMKFQRYKDKFINFILIAIVDVICFMIWFFYSWDLSLIPYMLIFIASQILLTVLISIAVFKIKNVTIYGEGEMKRRVVDSIEHFPDYRYIDFKESDDLVKFTKENDISLIILCKEKLESNEIRDILSLKLGGIEVKSYFDYMIENEGKIEVEFIDEEWLLQAYGFKILRSQIQNNIKRLFDIIMAIIIGIMALPVMIIAAIIVRLESPGPVIYSQDRVGENGKEFKVHKFRSMRNDAEKDGAKWAQVNDPRVTKFGNFMRKTRIDELPQLVNVFKGQMSFIGPRPERMVFIKELEKEIPYYNLRHMVKPGLTGWAQVMYPYGASVEDARKKLEYDLYYIKHHSLYLDLIIMFMTFKTVVFGKGR
- a CDS encoding glycosyltransferase family A protein, which codes for MLTIFTPVYNREDTLERLFNSLLKQTCKEFQWVIINDGSTDNSEKLIKEFIQNSPFEVIYKYVENGGKMRAINEGVAIATGEYFFIVDSDDYISEDCVEKILSYGKELPSNLGGMIFRKINLLTNEITGKPFPKHILDSSPIEIVYKLGIDGDKAEVFRTALLKEYPFQVHTGEKFIPEAIIWIKIGEKYKMRYIDEGIYYFEYLETGYTNNFKRLLQNNPKGFADYYKFMLSHHIPLKNRLKFFIRYIQCIYYNLINKGGKL
- a CDS encoding glycosyltransferase — protein: MKILHIITSLELGGAEKLLTDLVPFQQNKGHFVKVLILSDKGAVFKKALENKGVEVLVCKSNSIKSFKNIFHILREVKRENYDIVHTHLVHAQYWTRLAKLFDTKKRKYITTEHSTSNRRRESKLMQFIDKFIFKGFDKIVSISEATEKSLKEWLEISDDRFEIIYNGIDPTEFRNSLPYEKIELGVKNEDYLLMMVSRFHESKNQKGVIEALKWLPVKYKLVLVGDGKLENDVKEYCEKNNLSNRVKFLGLRRDIPKLLKTADIVIQYSFFEGFGITAVEAMASGKPVIASDVPGLRQVVENAGYLVSIDDSKELAKAILALRVENNYEIISKKCLEKSENYTIESCANNYLALYKKEIER
- a CDS encoding EpsG family protein, with translation MIAYFGILLFLGVGVTIEQINHNKRWRENYFIFSLLLLILFFGLRGYIGYDWFSYKPNFDNVQNIMEIIKGDRRSLATGYEIGFQIYNSLIKSFTQNYFIYNLINSVVDISILYIVIKRYSKFQLLTLLLFFGVYGVALEIDMIRNFKSILLFLLSIEYIEKRNFPLFLLFNIVGILFHISSILYIPMYFILNIKWNRNLILFLFILGNIYYISNTRIFLTVIKNYYNYLPAGIGTRLNGYFNIIPLDFPLGFSLYYFERVALFLLAWLVSDSLKNKRYGNIMLNSMYISIFFFLYFSEFSIISMRFSLLFIYSYWFIIPMFLEILPKLPIVIFALLLAIFRLNNQINFIGSREVYSYQNILFNAKDLNTQLEKVKSASQFKSLGHGKEISLLF
- a CDS encoding glycosyltransferase family 4 protein, whose amino-acid sequence is MKIMFVANYMWDIYIFRAGVLRALVEAGHEVVAVAPDDGRIDLEKAIPGLRTISIKLNKRGINPIEDIKLIKDLYLLYKKEKPDLIFHYTIKPNIYGSIAAKLSKCNSIAILTGLGYSFVQKSLVSKIAVSLYKFSLRFSKEIWVLNRDDKDTLISKGIGSENKIFILPGEGIDCDRFKPLKKDRDDQKVVFLMVARAFIDKGFKEYEESARRIRAKYGDQVEFWYLGALGENAVSGITKEYMDSLVHEGTLNYLGITDKPELIIKECDAIVLPSYREGISKTLLEGAAMGKAIIASNVTGCKEIVDDNISGYLAQVKNVDELVEKMEKFISLTADERDKMGLLGREKVLREFDEKIIIDIYKEKIKL
- a CDS encoding glycosyltransferase, giving the protein MDLSIIVPIYNVEEYLAECLKSLYKISTLKYEVILVNDGSKDNSFKIMEEFKNLYPNKTVIVNKENGGLSSARNAGLKVARGRYISFIDSDDFIDTDEFEKFVIEGIKGRLDIVVGNMRYYIPGKIGEPLFRSKKIKDLETTDGVNFLWNLFQAPKCYREEVVDDIYRRDFLLKNNLFFNEEIVHEDSEFTTLAYLRAKKVKYIDKAFYFYRQREGSIMNKVSEKSIVSLEKICEKLFLECKNIESKNGKEVLADLILSFYSTVVYKRYNGNNDYQRVYKRYKELYKELKKYTKANFEQKLLSFSIFIPNTLRKLLGKEISNVQKVPKF
- a CDS encoding pyridoxamine kinase; translation: MEHLVKKVAAIHDLSGYGRASLTTIIPILSNMKVQVCPVPTAILSTHTGGFEGYSFIDLTEYMQEHINHWKKLDLEFDCIYSGFLGSPKQIEIVKDFIDYFGKKAKFTVVDPVMGDDGKLYKTMGEEMVNGMRSLIKKADIITPNFTEVMYLLGKDYKESITEEKIKKYIKELSEMGPKIVIATSVPDTTNSEKTSVVAYDRENDLFWRVSCKYIPASYPGTGDAYTSVVIGSLLQGDSLPIAMERGVQFITQCIMASYGFNYPSKEGVLLERMLDILKVPMVATNYEMLK